In Stenotrophomonas sp. ASS1, the following proteins share a genomic window:
- a CDS encoding TcfC E-set like domain-containing protein: protein MKRPLRPASPALARLAAGIGAVVFAASSHAAGLALGELPSLLEQRERMPAEFREHLFGNPLTVRVELDGRYLGDAEVLLHEDNRVQLIGFGEAHDSPLPQTERTRWVEALAEPMALGVCSQQCRGLAALHYSLSNSLLSLLNQAGAHKEGRHVALPERGSHGLIVRNSVAVHGGQEQQTSARYSAELRGSVGRWSTVGSYQYYAQPGSREHYLSALYTQRELGDHFVRAGYFLPTFEGIIRQPRAPGTQNDTALGFMLGSSDVLLADTRSPSVYPVYVTASREGVVEILRDGNLLSTQAVKPGIQEIDTRRLPGGIYDVELRVIEDGHEASRETASIHKPSRWSDPTRRWRYSVFAGQQRGLLDSGRALQEGRLAAGAVVNYLVHPRAVAGATVQQIGTRRAAGLSMDWQASDRFSTYTNVYTSSDAGRGVDLQGLYRYRAGSVVANHARSWAEQRQRVLPGDGSAPRWVTRGGWQDTTAVSITHRFSHRDNASLRVARTSGFTKGTGIDVSYGRRETLFGRHDVNWRVSAYDRPGSRFTHYRRQRGVDLTVSVSLGSERRSYSGSLGTRTGEAGQRDTYVSAAATQRVDGKLVQSVNGMISAERSGIGAGAGAYLQSALLEGDVQLYRGAGSGHVSGSANLDSTLVIGGGRAAVLGQGRSGGVDTGIIVDVRSDYSDVRLRADDSRGGGVELKAGRNFVPVTAYRAGHVQFDFQGRHAPAATLQPATISYHLNKGGVMHATVDVLRTFTVMGQVQDADGNGVRGVQVINHAGRSVSQEEGFFTLELSARAPVLELRYPNQISCVLTMEEGRYPREGDVLMVGSLGCPAAVVSRGQVGPRIVGGRE, encoded by the coding sequence GCATCTGTTCGGCAATCCGCTCACCGTGCGGGTGGAGCTGGACGGTCGCTACCTGGGGGACGCCGAGGTGCTGCTGCACGAAGACAATCGTGTGCAGCTGATCGGCTTTGGCGAAGCCCATGACAGCCCGCTTCCGCAGACGGAGCGGACGCGCTGGGTCGAGGCGCTGGCCGAGCCGATGGCGCTGGGCGTGTGCAGCCAGCAATGCCGGGGCCTGGCTGCGCTGCATTACAGCCTGTCCAATTCCCTGCTCAGCCTGCTGAATCAAGCAGGTGCGCACAAGGAAGGTCGCCACGTCGCGCTGCCGGAGCGCGGCAGCCATGGACTGATCGTCCGCAACAGCGTGGCCGTACATGGCGGCCAGGAGCAACAGACGTCCGCACGCTACAGCGCCGAGCTGCGTGGCAGTGTTGGCCGCTGGAGCACTGTCGGCAGCTACCAGTATTACGCCCAGCCGGGCAGCCGCGAGCACTATCTCAGTGCCCTGTATACCCAACGCGAGCTGGGCGACCACTTCGTGCGTGCGGGCTACTTCCTGCCCACCTTCGAAGGCATCATCCGCCAGCCGCGCGCACCCGGCACGCAGAACGATACTGCGCTGGGCTTCATGCTCGGCTCGTCGGACGTACTGCTGGCCGACACGCGCAGCCCCAGTGTGTACCCGGTCTATGTCACTGCCAGCCGCGAAGGCGTGGTGGAGATCCTGCGCGACGGCAACCTGCTGTCCACGCAGGCCGTCAAGCCGGGCATCCAGGAGATCGACACCCGCCGTCTTCCCGGTGGCATCTACGACGTGGAACTGCGGGTCATCGAGGATGGCCACGAGGCCTCGCGTGAGACCGCGTCGATCCACAAGCCCAGTCGCTGGAGCGACCCCACACGCCGATGGCGCTACAGCGTGTTCGCCGGCCAACAGCGTGGCCTGCTCGATAGCGGTCGAGCACTGCAGGAGGGCAGGCTGGCCGCGGGTGCGGTGGTCAATTACCTGGTGCACCCGCGGGCGGTGGCCGGTGCCACCGTGCAGCAGATCGGCACGCGCCGCGCGGCGGGGCTGTCGATGGACTGGCAGGCCAGCGACCGCTTCAGCACCTACACCAATGTCTACACCTCCAGTGATGCCGGGCGCGGCGTCGACCTGCAGGGGTTGTACCGCTACCGCGCCGGGTCGGTAGTGGCCAACCATGCTCGCAGCTGGGCCGAGCAGCGCCAGCGCGTCCTGCCCGGTGACGGCTCCGCACCGCGTTGGGTAACCCGCGGGGGCTGGCAGGACACAACTGCCGTGTCGATCACCCATCGATTCAGCCATCGCGACAACGCCAGCCTGCGGGTGGCGCGCACCTCGGGCTTCACCAAAGGCACTGGCATCGATGTGTCCTATGGACGCCGGGAGACCCTGTTCGGCAGGCACGACGTGAACTGGCGGGTCTCGGCCTACGACCGCCCTGGCAGCCGCTTCACCCATTACCGGCGCCAGCGCGGGGTCGATCTGACCGTCAGCGTATCGCTGGGCAGCGAGCGCCGCAGCTACAGCGGTAGCCTGGGCACCCGTACCGGCGAGGCTGGCCAGCGCGATACGTATGTCAGCGCGGCAGCCACGCAGCGTGTGGATGGCAAGTTAGTGCAGAGCGTGAATGGCATGATCAGTGCCGAGCGCAGCGGCATCGGTGCAGGCGCCGGTGCCTATCTGCAGAGCGCGCTCTTGGAAGGCGATGTACAGCTATACCGTGGCGCGGGCTCGGGCCACGTGAGTGGCAGCGCCAACCTGGACAGCACACTGGTGATCGGCGGCGGCCGTGCAGCGGTGCTTGGCCAAGGCCGCAGTGGCGGCGTGGATACCGGCATCATCGTTGACGTGCGCAGCGACTATTCCGATGTGAGGCTGCGTGCCGACGACAGCCGGGGCGGTGGCGTGGAACTGAAGGCAGGGCGTAACTTCGTGCCGGTGACCGCCTACCGCGCAGGCCACGTGCAGTTTGATTTCCAGGGCCGCCATGCACCCGCGGCCACGCTGCAACCGGCAACCATCAGCTACCACCTCAACAAGGGTGGAGTGATGCACGCCACCGTGGATGTGCTTCGCACGTTCACCGTAATGGGCCAGGTGCAGGATGCCGACGGCAACGGCGTGCGCGGTGTGCAGGTGATCAACCATGCAGGCCGCAGCGTCAGCCAGGAGGAAGGCTTCTTCACATTGGAGCTGAGTGCACGTGCGCCGGTGCTGGAACTGCGCTACCCGAATCAGATCAGCTGCGTGCTGACGATGGAGGAGGGGCGCTATCCGCGAGAAGGCGATGTGCTGATGGTGGGCAGCTTGGGCTGTCCTGCAGCGGTGGTCTCGCGTGGGCAGGTGGGGCCGCGAATCGTAGGAGGGAGGGAATGA